Proteins encoded together in one Anoxybacillus flavithermus window:
- the qoxC gene encoding cytochrome aa3 quinol oxidase subunit III, giving the protein MSANVNHSLPLEYQTEQNRLNILGFWIFLGAEIVLFATLFAVYGVLGNRYAGGPTPSDIFKLNDVLIQTLLLLTSSFTCGLAVFFMRQRDMKKLLTWFVITLLLGAGFLFMEIREFIRYVHEGATMQTSAFLSSFFVLLGTHGAHVTFGIIWAIMLIIQLLQRGLTPVTARKMFIISLYWHFLDVVWIFIFTFVYLKGMVA; this is encoded by the coding sequence ATGTCGGCTAACGTCAATCATTCGCTTCCGCTCGAATATCAGACGGAACAAAACCGTCTCAACATTTTAGGATTTTGGATTTTCCTTGGCGCAGAAATTGTATTATTTGCGACGTTGTTTGCTGTATATGGTGTGTTAGGTAACCGCTATGCCGGTGGCCCGACGCCGAGCGATATTTTTAAGCTAAACGATGTGCTGATTCAAACGTTGTTGTTGTTAACGAGTAGTTTTACATGCGGTTTGGCAGTCTTTTTCATGCGACAACGCGATATGAAAAAACTGCTTACTTGGTTCGTCATTACCCTTTTATTAGGGGCAGGATTTTTATTTATGGAAATTCGTGAGTTTATTCGTTACGTGCACGAAGGAGCAACGATGCAAACGAGCGCGTTCTTATCAAGCTTTTTCGTTTTGCTTGGCACACACGGAGCGCACGTTACATTCGGGATCATTTGGGCAATCATGCTTATCATCCAGTTGCTCCAACGCGGATTGACGCCAGTTACGGCGAGAAAAATGTTTATTATTAGCTTATATTGGCATTTCCTTGATGTCGTTTGGATCTTTATTTTTACGTTCGTCTATTTAAAAGGGATGGTGGCGTAA
- the qoxD gene encoding cytochrome aa3 quinol oxidase subunit IV, with protein MEHKSKYPVSHVVGFLLSLVLTFVAVFVALKMNVSYTIVMWIIGSLAVIQAGLQLFMFMHVTEGEDRKTNVINMAYSAFVAIVIVAGSIWVLTSGHAGH; from the coding sequence ATGGAACATAAAAGTAAATATCCCGTTAGTCACGTTGTTGGATTTTTGCTTTCGTTAGTTTTAACGTTTGTCGCCGTATTTGTTGCGTTGAAAATGAACGTATCATATACAATTGTGATGTGGATCATTGGCTCACTCGCGGTCATTCAAGCCGGACTGCAACTATTTATGTTTATGCACGTAACGGAAGGCGAAGACAGAAAAACGAACGTTATTAATATGGCATATTCAGCGTTTGTTGCGATCGTCATTGTCGCAGGATCCATTTGGGTGTTAACATCTGGTCATGCGGGGCATTAA
- a CDS encoding PspA/IM30 family protein produces the protein MYIYTQQYSTLKEKTTVLTEKVKQLYETYEQLKLKQMQLMTRFYVAETMKQMDEAITSFRYDHIVKGFARMEEKVMLLEAEAKARSAIQTLPPQSFDIEVEQQLKQLKGE, from the coding sequence ATGTATATATATACGCAACAATACAGCACATTAAAAGAAAAAACAACCGTTTTAACGGAAAAAGTGAAACAATTGTACGAAACGTACGAGCAATTAAAATTGAAACAAATGCAATTAATGACGCGCTTTTATGTCGCTGAAACGATGAAACAAATGGATGAGGCGATCACATCTTTCCGTTACGATCATATCGTAAAAGGCTTCGCACGTATGGAAGAAAAAGTAATGTTACTTGAAGCAGAAGCAAAAGCTCGCTCAGCCATTCAAACGTTGCCCCCTCAATCATTTGATATAGAAGTCGAACAACAACTGAAACAATTAAAAGGTGAGTAA